TAATGTAAATTATCATTTAAAAGTTTACATTTCTTATTTTTTACTTATTTTTTATAAGAATCTTTACGCATTTATTTAAATTTCGCATCAAATCTAGCAACAATTTTTTACCTTTAAAAAAAAGAAAATAATGGAGAAGCCAAATTTAATTTATATAAATAAGTTAGCAAGAGAGGATGTTTCTGTAAAAAACACTTTAATTAAAGTAGTTAAAGATGAGTTTCCAATAGAGGTAAAAGAATACTATTTTAGTGTCGAAAAAAATAATTTTAAAGAAATTGAAGCTAATGTTCATAGAATCAAGCATAAATTTAGTATATTGGGACTCGAAGAGAGTTATGAAAATGCTAATAAATTTGAACATAACCTTCGTGAAAACAAATTAGAGCTTTCACAAAAGGAAAATTTCGAAAAAATTTTAGAAGTAATTTCTCAATATTTAAAAACAATTTAAACATTTAACCCCTAATGAGTTTCATTGTAATAAATAAAACAAATATCTTTTTTAAAATTGTTAACAAATAAGAAAAGGCAACAAATCTTATTTTTATATTCAATCAATAGTCTAAAAGAAAAAATCACTGTTTGATTTTTATTTTTTAAAATATTGATAATAAGTGTTTTATTTAGGTGGAATTTAGTTTTTGATAATAAATTTATACTAACCAATTAAATATTTGTATCATGCCTCTAAAAATTTCAAAAAACAAAAGTGTTTATCATTTAAAAGGAAAAGTAAATACTCCTGACGTAGAATCTCTTTTAACTTATTTTACAGAAAAAATTAATAAAAAAAAGAAAATAACTCTAAACATAGAGGAAACTGAAGAAATTGATAAAAATGGTTTAAATGCTATTCAACAATTGATGATTTTAGCCACAGCTAAGGAAAAAAGTTTTTCAATTGTTGGTGGAGGCTGTAAAGAAATATACGATCATTTTTATGTAAATTAATTTACTTAGATATAATTTCTAAAACAAAATCTTTTGTCAATGGTTTTCCATTGGCAATTTTTTTGATGTTATCAAAAGTAAAAATAAAATCGCAACCCCTTTTATAATTAGAACAACCATAGGCAGTTTTACCTTTTAATACTGTGCCTGTTTTACATTTAGGACAAGAAATTTTTGATGTTGAACTTGTTTCAGTATCTTTTTTTGGTTTTTCTATAGTTTTTTTAGGCTCTAATTTTAGATTAAAATCATCATCAAAACGAATTAAACCTTCTATTTTTTGATCATTTAAAACAAATCCTTTTAAATTTGTTGTGCAGTTTTTGTCAATCAATCTTTTAATTTGATTTTCAGAGACTTTCTTTCCATAAATCTCAAAAGGAATTTTAAAAGCGCAATTATTTTTATATTCAGAACATCCAAAAGCAGAAGAACCTTTTAACAGTTGTCCCTTTTTACATTTTGGACATTTTTTTCCAGCAACTTTTTTAGATTTTGTTGAAGTTGTTTTCGTATCTTTTTTTGATTGTGAATCTGAATTTGAAGAGTTCTCGTCTGCGCTCGAATTAACAGAAGAAATTCGTTTTGAAGATTTGTTAGAACGCACTTCATACACCAATTCATCTACCATTTTTTTCATGTTGTTGATGAACGTTCCTGCATTGAATTCTCCACGTTCAATTTCTTTTAAACGTTTTTCCCACCTTCCAGTCAATTCAGCAGATTTTAGCAATTCATTATCAATAATATTAATTAAATCGATGCCTGTTTGCGTTGGTAAAACTAATTTTTTCTTGCGCTCAATATATTTTCTTCTGAATAAAGTTTCTATGATACTTGCTCTTGTAGAAGGTCTTCCAATTCCGTTTTCTTTCATTAGCTCACGTAAATTTTCGTCATCAACTTGTTTGCCAGCAGTTTCCATAGCTCTTAATAAACTTGCTTCCGTAAAGTTTCTTGGAGGTTTTGTTTCTTTTTCTAAAAACGAAGGTTCATGAGGCCCTTTTTCTCCTTTAACAAAGTTGGGTAAAATTGCTTCACTATTTTTTTTATCAATCTTTTCTGCAGATTGAAAAACAACGCGCCAACCTTGTGTTAAAATTTCTTTTCCTGTTGTTTTAA
The DNA window shown above is from Polaribacter sp. Hel_I_88 and carries:
- a CDS encoding Hpt domain-containing protein produces the protein MEKPNLIYINKLAREDVSVKNTLIKVVKDEFPIEVKEYYFSVEKNNFKEIEANVHRIKHKFSILGLEESYENANKFEHNLRENKLELSQKENFEKILEVISQYLKTI